Proteins encoded within one genomic window of Amycolatopsis nigrescens CSC17Ta-90:
- a CDS encoding endonuclease/exonuclease/phosphatase family protein, with the protein MGLKTDVAPARPLQRRRRGTGVLALIALPFAVLAVLRLVGIDGNSYTAAALALTPYATAAGLVLGVLTLMLRRWWIGGVVTLLAVSLTFAVVPRLVPEEQPTPAGGRPLRVLSANLYLGQADAKAIVDLVRAHDVDVLNLLELTQPSVNALTDAGLFALLPHRVLDPEPDGYGSGIVSRHPLTELALAKPSRPQQPSARVDLGGGASVEIVAVHPLPPTMSPPDWKSTLGGLPLPTADLPVRILAGDFNATLDHAQLRDLLDAGYTDAGAERGAGFTPTWPDGIFPPPVTIDHVLADERTAFNDYQVFEVLGSDHSAVYAELTIPTRGS; encoded by the coding sequence ATGGGACTGAAAACCGACGTCGCGCCCGCGCGCCCGTTGCAGCGCCGCCGCAGAGGCACCGGCGTCCTGGCCCTGATCGCGTTGCCGTTCGCGGTGCTGGCCGTGCTGCGGCTGGTCGGCATCGACGGCAACAGCTACACCGCCGCGGCCCTCGCGCTGACGCCCTACGCCACCGCCGCGGGCCTGGTGCTCGGGGTGCTGACCCTGATGCTGCGGCGCTGGTGGATCGGCGGGGTGGTGACGTTGCTCGCCGTTTCGCTCACGTTCGCGGTCGTGCCTCGCCTGGTCCCCGAGGAACAGCCCACCCCGGCCGGTGGGCGCCCGCTGCGCGTGCTGTCCGCGAACCTCTACCTCGGGCAGGCCGACGCGAAAGCGATCGTCGACCTGGTGCGTGCGCACGACGTCGACGTGCTGAACCTGCTCGAGCTGACCCAGCCGTCGGTGAATGCGCTGACCGACGCGGGCTTGTTCGCCCTGCTGCCGCACCGCGTTCTGGACCCCGAGCCGGATGGCTACGGCTCGGGCATCGTGTCCCGGCATCCGCTCACCGAACTGGCCCTCGCCAAGCCGTCCCGACCCCAGCAGCCGAGTGCCAGGGTGGACCTCGGCGGCGGCGCGAGCGTGGAGATCGTCGCGGTGCACCCGCTGCCGCCCACGATGTCCCCGCCGGACTGGAAGTCCACGCTCGGCGGGCTGCCCCTGCCCACCGCCGACCTGCCGGTGCGCATCCTGGCGGGGGATTTCAACGCCACCCTGGACCACGCCCAGCTGCGGGACCTGCTCGACGCGGGGTATACCGACGCCGGTGCCGAACGCGGCGCGGGGTTCACCCCGACCTGGCCGGACGGGATCTTCCCGCCACCGGTGACCATCGACCACGTCCTCGCCGACGAGCGGACCGCGTTCAACGACTACCAGGTGTTCGAGGTCCTGGGCAGCGACCACTCCGCCGTCTACGCCGAGCTCACCATCCCCACCCGCGGGTCGTGA
- a CDS encoding DLW-39 family protein, translating into MKKLLALAAVAGGVLFAVKRNKDAKAEADLWREATAPTESPLGGVSSNGSAPAKASSSDAANN; encoded by the coding sequence GTGAAGAAGCTTTTGGCACTCGCGGCCGTCGCGGGCGGCGTGCTGTTCGCGGTCAAGCGCAACAAGGACGCCAAGGCCGAAGCGGACCTTTGGCGTGAAGCGACCGCGCCGACCGAGAGTCCGCTCGGTGGCGTGTCCAGCAACGGCAGTGCGCCGGCCAAGGCGAGCTCGTCGGACGCCGCCAACAACTGA
- a CDS encoding DUF3566 domain-containing protein codes for MTPPENPERRGATGSADPATGADAAPPWQRLAKDSGNGAADQGGEQWPAAPPPAAAAEETAFVPASGPDPAEHQTVVTGSAARRLFGDPADTGPQAPLQDGGMFGREPQHVGAAPQAKGRTAPTALRRPGRGPRRASLQIKRFDPWSVLKLSLVLGVAMFFVWLVAVGVLYTVLDGMGVWDQLNGTYTNLVQGEGTSSAAEPLISAGRVFGVAAVLGAINIVLVSALATVMAFIYNVSADLAGGLEVTLSERE; via the coding sequence GTGACACCACCCGAGAACCCCGAACGACGCGGTGCGACGGGGTCGGCCGACCCGGCGACCGGGGCGGACGCCGCACCCCCGTGGCAGCGACTGGCCAAGGACAGCGGCAACGGTGCGGCGGACCAGGGCGGCGAGCAGTGGCCCGCCGCGCCGCCCCCCGCCGCTGCCGCCGAGGAGACCGCTTTCGTACCGGCCAGCGGCCCGGACCCGGCCGAGCACCAGACCGTGGTCACCGGGAGCGCGGCCAGGCGGCTGTTCGGTGACCCCGCCGACACCGGCCCGCAGGCCCCGCTCCAGGACGGCGGCATGTTCGGCCGGGAACCGCAGCACGTGGGCGCGGCCCCGCAGGCCAAGGGCCGCACCGCACCCACCGCGCTGCGCCGCCCCGGCCGCGGCCCGCGGCGCGCCAGCCTGCAGATCAAGCGCTTCGACCCGTGGTCGGTGCTCAAGCTGTCCCTGGTGCTCGGGGTCGCGATGTTCTTCGTCTGGCTGGTCGCGGTCGGTGTGCTGTACACCGTGCTCGACGGCATGGGCGTGTGGGACCAGCTGAACGGCACCTACACCAACCTGGTGCAGGGCGAAGGCACGTCGTCCGCGGCCGAACCGCTGATCAGCGCGGGTCGCGTGTTCGGCGTCGCGGCCGTGCTCGGCGCGATCAACATCGTGCTCGTCTCGGCGCTGGCCACGGTGATGGCGTTCATCTACAACGTGTCCGCCGACCTGGCCGGCGGGCTGGAGGTCACCCTCTCCGAACGTGAGTAA
- the gyrA gene encoding DNA gyrase subunit A: protein MTETLPPEHDRIEPVDIQQEMQRSYIDYAMSVIVSRALPDVRDGLKPVHRRVLYAMYDSGFRPERGYNKCSRVVGEVMGNYHPHGDSSIYDALVRLAQSWSMRYPLVDGQGNFGSAGNDPAAAMRYTESRLAPLAMAMLADIEEETVDFSDNYDGRTQEPDVLPSRFPNLLVNGGSGIAVGMATNIPPHNLREVSEGVVWALENPEASDDELLAALLQRVKGPDFPTRGLILGTQGIEDAYRTGRGSVRMRAVVEVEEDAKGRTILVVTELPYQVNPDNLVENIANLVRDGKLTGIADIADESNSRSGMRIVVTIKRDAVAKVVLNNLYKHTQLQYNFGVNMLALVDGVPRTLRLDQIIRHYVKHQMDVIVRRTRFRLRKAEERAHILRGLVKALDALDEVIALIRRSPSADEARPALMELLEIDEIQATAILDMQLRRLAALERQKIIDELAKIEAEIADLKDILEKPERQRAIIRDELQAIVEKHGDDRRTRIIPFDGDVSNEDLIAVEDVVVTITRTGYAKRTKTDLYRSQKRGGKGVQGATLKQDDIVQHFFVCSTHDWILFFTNKGRVYRAKAYDLPEANRNARGQHVANLLAFQPDEQIAGVIQIKDYEVAPYLVLATRKGLVKKTKLTDFDSNRAGGLIAVNLREGDELVGAVLVGAEDDLLLVSSEGQSIRFHATDEALRPMGRATSGVLGMRFNDGDELLGVNVVAENKFLLVATDGGYAKRTPIEDYPVQGRGGKGVLTIQYDRKRGRLVGALIVDEDDELYAITSTGGVIRTGAKQVRKAGRQTKGVRLMNLGENTTLLAVARNADEPSDVGSTDSAGTEGDDTKASE from the coding sequence ATGACCGAGACCTTGCCGCCGGAACACGACCGCATCGAGCCGGTCGACATCCAGCAGGAGATGCAGCGCTCCTACATCGACTACGCGATGAGCGTGATCGTTTCGCGGGCGCTGCCGGATGTGCGAGACGGCCTGAAACCGGTGCACCGCAGGGTGCTGTACGCGATGTACGACTCCGGCTTCCGGCCGGAACGCGGGTACAACAAGTGCTCGCGCGTAGTCGGCGAAGTGATGGGCAACTACCACCCGCACGGCGACTCGTCGATCTACGACGCGCTGGTGCGGCTCGCCCAGTCGTGGTCGATGCGGTACCCGCTGGTCGACGGCCAGGGCAACTTCGGTTCCGCCGGCAACGACCCGGCCGCGGCCATGCGGTACACCGAGTCCCGGCTCGCCCCGCTGGCCATGGCGATGCTGGCCGACATCGAAGAAGAGACCGTCGACTTCTCCGACAACTACGACGGCCGCACCCAGGAACCGGACGTGTTGCCGAGCCGGTTCCCGAACCTGCTGGTCAACGGCGGGTCCGGGATCGCGGTCGGGATGGCGACCAACATCCCGCCGCACAACCTGCGCGAGGTCTCCGAGGGCGTGGTCTGGGCGCTGGAGAACCCCGAGGCCTCCGACGACGAGCTGCTCGCGGCGCTGCTGCAGCGGGTCAAGGGTCCGGACTTCCCGACCAGGGGCCTGATCCTGGGCACCCAGGGCATCGAGGACGCCTACCGCACCGGCCGCGGCTCGGTCCGGATGCGCGCGGTGGTCGAGGTCGAGGAGGACGCCAAGGGACGCACCATCCTGGTCGTCACCGAGCTGCCCTACCAGGTCAACCCGGACAACCTGGTGGAGAACATCGCCAACCTGGTGCGCGACGGCAAGCTCACCGGCATCGCGGACATCGCGGACGAGTCCAACAGCCGCAGCGGCATGCGCATCGTGGTCACGATCAAGCGCGACGCGGTGGCCAAGGTCGTGCTGAACAACCTCTACAAGCACACCCAGCTGCAGTACAACTTCGGCGTCAACATGCTGGCGCTGGTCGACGGCGTGCCGCGCACGCTGCGGCTCGACCAGATCATCCGGCACTACGTCAAGCACCAGATGGACGTCATCGTCCGGCGCACCAGGTTCCGGCTGCGCAAAGCCGAGGAACGGGCGCACATCCTGCGCGGCCTGGTCAAGGCGCTGGACGCGCTGGACGAAGTGATCGCTCTGATCCGGCGCTCGCCGTCCGCGGACGAGGCCAGGCCGGCGCTGATGGAGCTGCTGGAGATCGACGAGATCCAGGCCACCGCGATCCTGGACATGCAGCTGCGTCGGCTCGCCGCACTGGAGCGGCAGAAGATCATCGACGAGCTGGCCAAGATCGAGGCCGAGATCGCCGACCTCAAGGACATCCTGGAAAAGCCGGAGCGGCAGCGGGCGATCATCCGCGACGAGCTGCAGGCGATCGTCGAGAAGCACGGCGACGACCGGCGCACCAGGATCATCCCGTTCGACGGCGACGTCTCCAACGAGGACCTGATCGCGGTCGAGGACGTGGTGGTCACCATCACCCGCACGGGCTACGCCAAGCGAACGAAAACCGACCTGTACCGCTCGCAGAAGCGCGGCGGCAAGGGCGTGCAGGGCGCCACGCTCAAGCAGGACGACATCGTCCAGCACTTCTTCGTGTGCTCCACGCACGACTGGATCTTGTTCTTCACCAACAAGGGCCGGGTGTACCGGGCGAAGGCGTACGACCTGCCGGAGGCCAACCGCAACGCGCGCGGCCAGCACGTGGCGAACCTGCTCGCCTTCCAGCCCGACGAGCAGATCGCCGGCGTGATCCAGATCAAGGACTACGAGGTCGCGCCCTACCTGGTGCTGGCCACCAGGAAGGGCCTGGTCAAGAAGACCAAGCTGACCGACTTCGACTCCAACCGCGCCGGCGGGCTGATCGCGGTCAACCTGCGCGAGGGTGACGAGCTGGTCGGCGCCGTGCTGGTCGGCGCCGAGGACGACCTGCTGCTGGTCTCCTCGGAGGGGCAGTCGATCAGGTTCCACGCCACCGACGAGGCGCTGCGGCCGATGGGCCGGGCGACGTCCGGGGTGCTCGGCATGCGGTTCAACGACGGCGACGAGCTGCTCGGCGTCAACGTGGTCGCGGAGAACAAGTTCCTGCTGGTCGCCACGGACGGCGGGTACGCCAAGCGCACCCCGATCGAGGACTACCCGGTGCAAGGCCGCGGCGGCAAGGGTGTGCTCACCATTCAGTACGACCGGAAACGTGGCAGGCTGGTAGGCGCGCTCATCGTCGACGAGGACGACGAGCTCTACGCGATCACGTCCACCGGCGGCGTTATCAGGACCGGGGCGAAGCAGGTGCGCAAGGCAGGGCGGCAGACGAAGGGAGTGCGGCTGATGAATCTCGGCGAAAACACCACCCTTCTCGCGGTCGCACGCAACGCGGACGAGCCCTCGGACGTCGGCAGTACAGACAGTGCTGGCACTGAAGGAGACGACACCAAGGCATCGGAGTAA
- a CDS encoding hemerythrin domain-containing protein: MSKDVVELILADHQRFEELMRELRNIEADRAKSRDELAALLVAHAEAEEQEVYPKLRSKKAAEDEEVEHGEKEHAEINEKLLDFLELDELKGDDYDEKLEDLVEVINHHTNEEEQTLLNDARQGVGAAEREQLGVAFLTARQVLLDTNCGRVENVRLVVSKTKDRL; the protein is encoded by the coding sequence ATGTCCAAGGACGTCGTCGAGCTGATTCTTGCCGATCACCAGCGGTTCGAAGAGCTGATGCGCGAGTTGCGCAATATCGAGGCCGACCGGGCGAAGTCGCGGGACGAGCTGGCCGCGCTGTTGGTCGCGCACGCGGAGGCCGAGGAGCAGGAGGTCTACCCCAAGCTCCGGAGCAAGAAGGCCGCCGAGGACGAGGAGGTCGAGCACGGCGAGAAGGAGCACGCCGAGATCAACGAGAAGCTGCTCGACTTCCTGGAACTCGACGAGCTCAAGGGCGACGACTACGACGAGAAGCTGGAAGATCTGGTCGAGGTCATCAACCACCACACCAACGAAGAGGAGCAGACCCTGCTCAACGACGCCAGGCAGGGGGTCGGCGCGGCGGAGCGCGAGCAGCTCGGGGTCGCCTTCCTGACCGCGCGGCAGGTGCTGCTCGACACCAACTGCGGGCGGGTCGAGAACGTTCGCCTGGTCGTGTCGAAGACCAAGGACCGCCTTTGA